From Staphylococcus delphini, one genomic window encodes:
- the trxA gene encoding thioredoxin: MAIIEVKDSNFDEQIQSGVKLVDFWATWCGPCKMIAPVLEDLASDYEGKADILKLDVDQNQATAAKFEVMSIPTLIVFKDGQPVDKVVGFQPKENLAQVLDKHV; this comes from the coding sequence ATGGCAATAATAGAAGTGAAAGATTCCAATTTTGACGAACAAATTCAATCAGGTGTTAAGTTAGTAGACTTTTGGGCAACTTGGTGTGGCCCATGTAAAATGATTGCACCTGTATTAGAAGACTTAGCAAGTGACTATGAAGGTAAAGCTGATATTTTAAAATTAGATGTTGACCAAAACCAAGCAACAGCAGCAAAATTTGAAGTAATGAGTATTCCAACATTAATCGTATTTAAAGACGGTCAACCCGTAGACAAAGTTGTTGGATTCCAACCAAAAGAAAACTTAGCACAAGTATTAGATAAACACGTATAA
- a CDS encoding endonuclease MutS2 gives MKQKTLEILEFNKVKSLIEQEVISDLAIEKVKQLAPSSDYETVVHQMNEVDEISQIYNQYRLPSMSGLSRVQPYIKRSQIGGTLNVQELNAIKTLIQVQNQFKTFYNQLVEDEETVNYEILDGQMQQLPVLTHLYQSIHQKCDTQDLFDSASMELQSIRSRIAKTNQRVRAQLDRMVKSTSNQKKLSDAIVTVRNERNVIPVRAEYRQDFNGIVHDQSASGQTLYIEPSAVVELNNQISRLRSEEATEVQRILAELTAEVAEEAEACLISEQVMGHLDFLIGKARYAAKIKGTKPTFSEQRQVYLPKAFHPLLDRDTVVANTIEFESSIQTVIITGPNTGGKTVTLKTLGLIILMAQSGLLIPTLDGSQLSVFDNVFCDIGDEQSIEQSLSTFSSHMKTIVNILEEANDKSLILFDELGAGTDPSEGAALAMSILDHVHGMGALVMATTHYPELKAYSYNREGVMNASVEFDVDTLSPTYKLLMGVPGRSNAFDISKRLGLGLKIINHAKSMIGQDEQEINEMIASLEKNAKRVDDQRIELDRLVREASQIHNDLSRAYEQYQNMESRLIEEAKDKANQRVKAAMEEADDILKSLRDMRDQKGVEVKEHELIDQRKRLEDQYEAKSIKQNVQKQKWDEIKAGDEVKVLSYGQKGEVLEVLSDEEAVVQMGIIKMKLPLSDLEKKEKAKEQPKKVVTRTNRSTVKMELDLRGYRYDEAMVALDQYLDQAVLSNYEDVYIIHGKGTGALQKGVQQHLKRHKSVAAFRGGMPSEGGFGVTVATLK, from the coding sequence ATGAAACAAAAAACGTTAGAAATATTGGAGTTTAATAAAGTGAAGTCATTGATTGAGCAAGAGGTCATCAGTGATTTAGCGATTGAAAAAGTAAAACAATTAGCGCCATCGTCTGATTATGAGACGGTCGTCCATCAAATGAATGAAGTAGATGAAATTTCCCAAATCTATAATCAATATCGTTTGCCAAGTATGAGCGGTTTGTCACGCGTGCAACCATATATTAAGCGTTCGCAAATTGGTGGGACATTGAACGTACAAGAACTGAATGCGATTAAAACGTTAATTCAAGTTCAAAACCAGTTTAAAACATTTTATAACCAACTTGTTGAAGATGAAGAAACGGTCAATTATGAGATTTTAGATGGGCAGATGCAGCAGTTACCTGTCTTGACGCATTTATACCAATCGATTCATCAAAAGTGTGATACACAAGACTTATTCGATTCTGCAAGTATGGAGTTGCAGTCGATTCGCAGTCGGATTGCTAAAACGAATCAACGTGTCCGTGCGCAATTAGATCGTATGGTGAAGTCCACAAGTAATCAGAAAAAGTTATCCGATGCGATTGTGACAGTGAGAAATGAGCGTAATGTGATTCCTGTGCGTGCAGAATATCGCCAAGATTTTAACGGGATTGTGCATGATCAGTCAGCTTCAGGCCAAACACTCTATATCGAACCTTCTGCAGTCGTCGAGTTGAACAATCAAATCAGTCGTTTACGTAGTGAGGAAGCAACGGAAGTCCAACGCATACTTGCTGAGTTAACGGCCGAAGTAGCAGAAGAAGCAGAAGCGTGTCTGATTTCTGAACAAGTGATGGGACATTTAGATTTTCTAATTGGGAAAGCGCGTTATGCGGCTAAAATTAAAGGGACAAAGCCGACATTTTCAGAACAACGCCAAGTGTATTTGCCAAAAGCATTTCATCCATTACTAGACCGAGACACCGTTGTTGCGAATACGATTGAATTTGAGTCGTCTATTCAAACTGTTATTATTACCGGTCCGAATACAGGTGGTAAAACAGTGACATTAAAAACGTTAGGTTTAATTATTCTAATGGCACAGTCTGGTTTGTTAATTCCAACGTTGGATGGCAGTCAGTTAAGCGTGTTTGATAACGTCTTTTGTGATATTGGTGACGAACAGTCGATTGAACAATCATTGTCTACCTTTTCTTCTCATATGAAAACGATTGTAAATATTTTAGAAGAAGCCAATGACAAGAGCTTGATTTTATTTGATGAGCTCGGTGCTGGGACTGATCCAAGTGAAGGTGCGGCACTCGCGATGAGTATTTTAGATCACGTGCATGGTATGGGCGCGCTTGTTATGGCAACGACGCACTATCCTGAGTTGAAAGCGTACAGTTACAATCGCGAAGGTGTCATGAACGCAAGTGTGGAATTCGATGTGGATACGTTAAGCCCGACTTACAAGCTTTTAATGGGTGTGCCAGGACGTTCAAACGCATTTGATATTTCGAAACGTTTAGGCCTCGGTTTGAAAATCATTAACCATGCAAAATCTATGATCGGTCAAGATGAACAAGAAATTAATGAAATGATTGCGTCGCTTGAAAAAAATGCGAAACGTGTGGATGATCAGCGTATTGAACTTGATCGACTGGTGCGTGAAGCTTCACAAATTCATAACGACTTATCACGTGCATATGAACAGTATCAAAATATGGAATCTCGTTTAATTGAAGAAGCGAAAGATAAAGCAAATCAACGTGTCAAAGCAGCGATGGAGGAAGCGGATGATATTTTGAAATCATTACGTGACATGCGTGATCAAAAAGGTGTAGAAGTGAAGGAACACGAGCTCATTGATCAACGTAAACGCCTAGAAGATCAATATGAAGCAAAATCCATTAAACAAAACGTGCAAAAGCAAAAATGGGATGAAATTAAAGCTGGCGACGAAGTCAAAGTGCTTTCTTACGGTCAAAAAGGAGAAGTGCTTGAAGTCTTGAGTGATGAAGAAGCGGTCGTTCAAATGGGTATTATTAAAATGAAATTACCATTAAGTGACCTTGAGAAAAAAGAAAAGGCTAAAGAGCAACCGAAAAAAGTGGTCACACGTACGAATCGTTCTACTGTAAAAATGGAACTAGATTTAAGAGGCTATCGTTATGATGAAGCGATGGTGGCGCTCGATCAGTATCTCGATCAAGCCGTGCTCAGTAACTATGAAGATGTGTATATTATTCACGGTAAAGGGACGGGTGCATTACAAAAAGGCGTGCAACAACATTTGAAACGTCATAAAAGCGTGGCGGCGTTCAGAGGTGGCATGCCAAGTGAAGGTGGATTTGGCGTCACAGTCGCAACATTGAAATAA
- the polX gene encoding DNA polymerase/3'-5' exonuclease PolX, with amino-acid sequence MTKKDVIRLLEEIATYMELKGENAFKVSAYRKAVQSLEADERTMDQIDDVTELKNIGKGVGEVINTYLETGESPTLNALKEEVPSGLIPLLKIKGLGSKRIARLYQELNITDKDSFQKAAENQEISALDGFGKKTEEKYLEAVRELGAKKEAYPIDTMKGLNALITKHLQSIEAIERFEVAGSFRRKKEMSKDLDYIISTNDPLEVQQQLLAIPEKVEEVAVGKTKVSLELAFDDETIGVDFRLIEPAAFYHTLQHFTGSKDHNIRIRQIAKQTNEKVSEYGIEQPDGALLQFDSEAAIYEHFGVKWMAPSMREDGTEFDKDLSEIVTLDDINGDIHMHTTASDGAFSLREMVEANIEKGYQFMCITDHSQSLRVANGLSVDRLLKQNEEIKKLNEEYSEIDIYSGTEMDILPDGRLDYDDEVLAQLDYVIAAIHQSFNQSEDEIMKRLEAACRNPYVRHIAHPTGRIIGRRDGYAPNMTKLIELCRETGTVLEINANPKRLDLSAEVLRQNPGLKVTINTDAHHVDHLNFMNYGIATAQKGFVKKEDVVNAMSREAFKQFITQPKSVV; translated from the coding sequence ATGACTAAGAAAGATGTTATTCGTTTATTAGAAGAAATCGCGACTTATATGGAGTTAAAGGGAGAAAATGCGTTCAAAGTCTCTGCATATCGTAAAGCTGTCCAAAGTTTAGAAGCAGATGAACGCACAATGGATCAAATTGATGATGTGACAGAATTGAAAAATATCGGTAAAGGTGTAGGCGAAGTCATCAACACATATTTAGAAACAGGCGAATCACCTACACTGAATGCTTTAAAAGAAGAAGTGCCGAGTGGTTTAATTCCATTATTGAAAATTAAAGGGCTCGGTAGTAAACGGATTGCACGACTTTATCAAGAACTTAATATTACGGATAAAGATTCATTTCAAAAAGCGGCTGAAAACCAAGAAATAAGTGCATTAGACGGTTTTGGTAAGAAAACTGAAGAAAAATATTTAGAAGCCGTTCGTGAGTTGGGTGCGAAAAAAGAAGCCTATCCGATTGACACGATGAAAGGATTAAATGCACTGATTACAAAGCATCTACAGTCGATAGAAGCGATTGAACGTTTTGAAGTGGCGGGCAGTTTTCGTCGTAAGAAAGAAATGAGTAAAGATTTAGACTATATTATTAGTACGAATGATCCGCTTGAAGTTCAACAACAATTGTTAGCGATTCCTGAAAAAGTGGAAGAGGTTGCTGTAGGGAAAACGAAAGTATCTCTGGAACTGGCCTTTGATGACGAAACGATTGGTGTAGACTTTCGCTTAATTGAACCTGCTGCTTTTTACCATACGTTGCAACATTTTACAGGTTCTAAAGACCATAACATTCGAATTCGTCAAATTGCGAAACAAACGAACGAAAAAGTCAGTGAATACGGCATCGAACAACCGGATGGCGCTTTGTTGCAATTCGATAGTGAAGCTGCGATTTATGAACATTTTGGTGTGAAATGGATGGCGCCAAGTATGCGTGAAGACGGTACAGAATTTGATAAAGATTTATCAGAAATTGTGACACTCGATGATATTAATGGTGATATTCATATGCATACGACTGCGAGTGATGGCGCGTTTTCATTAAGAGAAATGGTAGAAGCGAATATCGAAAAGGGCTATCAATTTATGTGTATTACGGACCACTCACAAAGTTTACGTGTGGCGAATGGTTTGTCTGTGGACCGTTTATTGAAACAAAATGAAGAGATTAAAAAGTTAAATGAAGAATACTCTGAAATCGACATTTATTCAGGTACAGAAATGGATATTTTGCCTGATGGTCGTCTAGATTACGATGATGAAGTGCTCGCTCAACTCGATTATGTCATTGCGGCGATTCATCAAAGTTTCAATCAATCGGAAGATGAGATTATGAAGCGATTAGAAGCCGCTTGTCGCAATCCATATGTGCGTCATATTGCACATCCGACTGGTCGTATTATTGGGCGTCGTGATGGTTATGCGCCGAATATGACAAAGTTAATTGAGCTCTGTCGCGAAACAGGGACCGTGCTTGAAATTAATGCGAACCCAAAACGTTTAGATTTAAGCGCGGAAGTGTTACGACAAAATCCAGGTTTGAAAGTAACGATTAATACAGATGCGCACCATGTGGACCATCTCAACTTTATGAATTACGGTATCGCTACAGCACAAAAAGGCTTCGTCAAAAAAGAAGACGTGGTGAATGCGATGTCTCGAGAAGCATTTAAACAATTTATTACGCAACCCAAATCTGTTGTATAG
- a CDS encoding CvpA family protein, which translates to MYLLFIIIVLLFFAMTGFHRGWKVSVLHLGSTYFSLWVAAQFYQPLSHYFRLFIPYPRTVAFDTQFAMNIAQPEMRFNYVIVFLLLVLIVKTMLYFAIGSFNGVFALQRLGWSSRIIGACLACCSGIIFIHFTCYVTALYPHEMIQYALAQSQVAQWFINGIPFLSEFTLNLK; encoded by the coding sequence GTGTATCTACTATTTATTATAATCGTCTTGCTGTTTTTTGCAATGACAGGATTTCATAGAGGTTGGAAAGTCAGTGTGTTACATTTGGGGAGTACATATTTTTCTTTATGGGTTGCAGCTCAATTTTATCAACCACTCAGTCATTATTTTAGGTTGTTTATTCCTTATCCACGAACTGTCGCATTTGATACCCAATTTGCTATGAACATCGCGCAACCAGAGATGCGGTTCAATTATGTTATCGTATTCCTATTGCTCGTGTTGATTGTAAAAACGATGCTGTATTTTGCGATTGGCAGCTTTAATGGTGTGTTTGCATTGCAACGCCTCGGATGGTCCAGTAGAATAATAGGCGCATGTCTTGCTTGTTGTTCAGGTATCATTTTCATCCATTTTACTTGTTATGTCACAGCATTGTATCCGCATGAGATGATACAATATGCACTTGCACAATCACAAGTAGCTCAATGGTTTATTAACGGCATTCCATTTTTATCAGAATTTACATTGAATTTGAAATAA
- the zapA gene encoding cell division protein ZapA: MGEFKNRINVTINDQNYTILGEDDPERIRYVADLVDGKIRELGRRNAGLDSVRKAVLTAVNVMHELVLLEEENALLREEIQRLKHRGH; encoded by the coding sequence ATGGGTGAGTTTAAAAACCGAATCAATGTAACGATTAATGATCAAAACTATACGATTTTAGGGGAAGACGATCCTGAACGCATTCGTTATGTCGCTGACTTAGTAGATGGTAAAATTCGAGAGTTGGGACGTAGAAACGCAGGACTGGATTCTGTGCGCAAAGCTGTACTAACTGCGGTCAATGTGATGCATGAACTCGTATTATTAGAAGAAGAAAATGCACTGCTACGAGAAGAAATTCAACGTTTAAAACATAGAGGACACTAA
- the rnhC gene encoding ribonuclease HIII: MSHIVKKLDSNEIEQLIQRLQVDTQNLPTGMRARAKYEGVTISIYNSQKVMFQGKNAETLWHKLIGHSESKSLVKSISKKKQATSTHRIRYNAHSCIGSDEAGSGDYFGPLTVCACYVSAQHVPILKELGVDDSKRLTDKKIVALAEQLVTFLPHSLLVLDNPKYNERKQLGWSQVKMKAVLHNECIKNVLKKVDATEVDYIVIDQFAKQEIYEHYALGAIPERQKTQFETKGESKSLAIAAASIISRYAFVKHMDQLSKCYRIEILKGASHKVDVTAAKVIEKYGLEVLDGMSKSHFSNRNKALALVNSKR; the protein is encoded by the coding sequence ATGTCCCATATTGTTAAAAAGCTCGATTCGAATGAAATTGAGCAACTCATACAACGACTTCAAGTTGACACACAAAACCTTCCGACTGGCATGCGTGCACGGGCGAAATATGAAGGGGTCACGATCAGTATTTACAATTCACAAAAAGTCATGTTTCAAGGTAAAAATGCAGAAACGCTCTGGCACAAATTGATTGGCCACTCTGAAAGCAAGTCCCTTGTGAAATCGATATCGAAAAAGAAGCAAGCAACGTCGACACATCGAATTCGTTACAATGCACATAGTTGTATCGGCAGTGATGAAGCAGGTAGCGGTGATTATTTCGGACCATTAACTGTATGTGCGTGTTACGTTTCTGCACAGCATGTTCCTATATTGAAAGAATTAGGTGTAGATGATTCCAAACGTTTAACTGATAAAAAAATTGTTGCCTTGGCTGAGCAACTCGTTACATTTTTACCTCATTCTTTGCTCGTATTGGATAACCCGAAATATAATGAGCGCAAACAATTAGGCTGGTCACAAGTTAAAATGAAGGCTGTTTTACATAATGAATGTATTAAAAATGTGTTAAAAAAAGTGGATGCAACTGAAGTAGATTATATTGTCATTGACCAGTTTGCGAAACAAGAGATTTATGAACATTATGCGTTAGGTGCGATTCCGGAACGTCAGAAAACGCAATTTGAGACGAAGGGTGAGTCAAAATCTTTGGCAATTGCGGCGGCGAGTATCATTTCACGGTATGCATTTGTGAAACATATGGATCAGTTGTCGAAGTGTTATCGTATAGAGATTTTAAAAGGGGCAAGTCATAAGGTGGATGTGACTGCGGCAAAGGTGATTGAGAAGTATGGGCTTGAGGTGCTTGATGGGATGAGTAAAAGCCATTTTAGTAATCGAAATAAAGCGTTGGCACTGGTGAATTCAAAGCGTTGA
- the merB gene encoding organomercurial lyase: MNFTHGLTEAENDLRLEMIHYICDNPETPLKVKPEYQTLIDKNVVVAENGELISIYPISLKTTNKKVYTNQNTSPVFAMCAIDAIGVHYTIHSNITIESEDELMHTPIHLEMKDGHIINRNEHDIFVLYKDVLKKENCNVDCCPYIHFFTSEQNALEYLKQVQYKGPYQILNLDEANETAKALFRYQPVECGPCCQST, from the coding sequence TTGAATTTTACACATGGTTTAACTGAAGCAGAGAATGACTTAAGACTTGAGATGATTCACTATATTTGCGACAACCCAGAAACACCTCTTAAAGTAAAGCCTGAATATCAAACACTCATCGACAAAAATGTTGTGGTTGCTGAAAATGGTGAATTGATTTCTATTTATCCGATTTCACTTAAAACAACGAATAAAAAAGTATACACAAATCAAAATACGTCGCCAGTATTTGCAATGTGTGCGATTGATGCGATAGGTGTGCATTATACGATTCATTCGAATATCACGATTGAGAGTGAAGACGAGTTGATGCACACACCCATCCACCTTGAAATGAAAGACGGACATATCATCAATCGAAATGAACACGACATTTTTGTTTTATACAAAGATGTGCTAAAAAAAGAAAACTGCAATGTTGACTGTTGTCCTTATATTCACTTTTTTACAAGCGAGCAAAATGCCCTAGAATATCTTAAACAAGTTCAATATAAGGGACCTTATCAAATATTAAATTTAGATGAAGCGAATGAAACAGCAAAGGCATTATTTCGATATCAGCCAGTGGAATGTGGCCCCTGTTGTCAATCAACCTAA